In Armatimonadota bacterium, one DNA window encodes the following:
- a CDS encoding DUF1559 domain-containing protein, translating into MRNRGFTLIELLVVIAIIAILAAILFPVFARAREKARQSSCLSNLKQIGLGTLMYVQDNDERFQPPTNCNTISGCFMAGEFCGSGGPQPIQPYIKNRQLWECPSCDDCRRFSYGWNRSLDGWGSGGKLSVCKQPSSTVMYADHRTNVTLRWCGGWLASNEGCCSGQANDPVYPHWMNPCHNGGSNIVMVDGHVKWFKTGREGQFSVQDNLTNPAHWDPTL; encoded by the coding sequence ATGAGGAACCGCGGTTTCACCCTGATTGAGCTGCTGGTCGTGATCGCCATAATCGCGATCCTGGCAGCGATCCTGTTCCCCGTGTTCGCCAGAGCCCGCGAGAAAGCCCGGCAGTCGAGCTGTCTCAGCAATCTCAAACAAATCGGCCTCGGGACCCTCATGTACGTCCAGGACAACGACGAACGGTTTCAACCCCCTACGAACTGCAATACCATCAGCGGCTGTTTCATGGCCGGCGAGTTCTGCGGCAGCGGTGGTCCTCAGCCCATCCAGCCCTATATCAAGAACCGACAGCTCTGGGAATGCCCCAGTTGCGATGACTGCCGCAGGTTCTCCTATGGATGGAACCGCTCTCTCGACGGCTGGGGCAGCGGCGGCAAACTGAGCGTCTGCAAGCAACCGTCCTCGACGGTCATGTATGCAGATCACCGCACCAACGTAACCCTGCGCTGGTGTGGCGGCTGGCTAGCCAGCAACGAAGGATGCTGCAGCGGACAGGCAAATGACCCTGTCTACCCTCACTGGATGAACCCGTGCCACAACGGCGGCTCTAACATCGTCATGGTGGACGGGCACGTCAAGTGGTTCAAGACCGGACGCGAGGGTCAGTTCTCGGTGCAGGACAATCTGACCAATCCGGCTCACTGGGACCCGACTTTGTAA
- a CDS encoding glycoside hydrolase family 99-like domain-containing protein, whose translation MSKYDVAAFIWPSYHPEPRARVFWPMGIGEWETVMKNAPKFEGHAQPRYPLWGYVNEADPYVMEMQIEAATDHGINVFIYDWYWYDGMPYLEGCLNDGFLGAKNNHKMKFYLMWANHDVNLAWDRRNADDAFSGRNRSVIWRGGLDRAEFEIVCHRVIERYFSHPSYYRIDGKPVFMLYELATFINGLGSVEAAHEALQWFRAEVVRAGHPGLELQLTLRRDSAQSLSGIPGDNVGTQRELVERLAFDSMTHYQFCHFVDVNRDYNAIMQDVIAEWNALDAAYSAPYYPHVSVGWDSSPRALSFRGAITTNNTPANFEQALIKARDYVDAHPDQAPLITINSWNEWTETSYLQPCTMFGYGYLEAVKRVFGSA comes from the coding sequence ATGAGCAAGTATGATGTCGCCGCTTTCATCTGGCCTTCCTATCATCCGGAGCCTCGCGCCAGAGTCTTCTGGCCCATGGGCATCGGCGAGTGGGAGACCGTGATGAAGAACGCCCCGAAGTTCGAAGGGCACGCCCAGCCGCGCTATCCGCTCTGGGGGTATGTGAACGAAGCCGACCCGTACGTCATGGAGATGCAGATCGAAGCCGCCACCGACCACGGCATCAACGTCTTCATCTACGATTGGTACTGGTATGACGGTATGCCCTACCTCGAAGGGTGTCTGAACGACGGGTTCCTGGGGGCCAAGAACAATCACAAGATGAAGTTCTACCTGATGTGGGCAAACCACGACGTCAATCTCGCCTGGGACAGGCGCAATGCCGACGACGCCTTCTCAGGGCGCAACCGTTCGGTCATCTGGCGCGGGGGGCTGGACCGGGCGGAGTTCGAAATTGTCTGTCACCGGGTCATTGAACGGTACTTCAGCCACCCGTCCTACTACCGCATCGACGGCAAGCCCGTCTTCATGCTCTACGAACTGGCTACCTTCATCAACGGGCTGGGCAGTGTGGAGGCGGCACATGAGGCGCTCCAGTGGTTCCGGGCCGAAGTCGTGCGGGCCGGACACCCGGGCCTGGAACTACAGCTTACCCTCCGCCGGGATTCCGCCCAGAGCCTTTCGGGCATACCCGGCGACAATGTGGGCACGCAACGGGAGCTCGTGGAGCGACTGGCTTTCGACTCCATGACCCACTACCAGTTCTGCCACTTTGTGGACGTGAACCGGGACTACAACGCCATCATGCAGGACGTCATCGCCGAATGGAACGCCCTGGACGCGGCCTACTCTGCGCCATACTATCCCCATGTCTCGGTGGGTTGGGACAGCAGCCCGCGCGCTCTGAGCTTCCGGGGAGCCATCACCACCAATAATACGCCGGCGAACTTCGAGCAGGCCTTGATCAAGGCGCGAGACTACGTGGACGCTCACCCGGACCAGGCCCCGCTGATTACCATAAACAGCTGGAATGAATGGACGGAGACGAGCTACCTGCAGCCCTGCACCATGTTCGGCTACGGTTACCTGGAGGCGGTCAAGCGCGTGTTCGGATCGGCTTGA
- a CDS encoding vitamin B12 dependent methionine synthase — protein MIEALTSIPFELDLASLLKRVHAEPDTEDARTIEQLADTARQVSRPKVLIREAFLEERGENTVRIDGITFTSPMLRANLDKVERVFPFIATCGHEMDEVRLPKDEFMAEFWWDTIKAVALGCATAYMNDYLRTRFLLTKSSSMLPGSADVDVWPIEQQEQLFALFGDVKSLIGVELTPSFLMLPNKSISGIHFATETDFRTCQVCRRENCPSRHAEFDEELWRSVHQQAPPGE, from the coding sequence ATGATTGAGGCCCTCACCAGCATTCCCTTTGAGCTCGATCTCGCGTCCCTGCTCAAACGCGTTCATGCCGAGCCCGACACCGAAGACGCGCGGACCATCGAGCAGCTTGCCGACACGGCGCGGCAAGTCTCAAGGCCCAAGGTGCTGATCCGGGAGGCGTTTCTCGAGGAGCGAGGAGAGAACACCGTCCGCATCGATGGGATCACCTTCACCAGCCCCATGCTCCGGGCGAACCTGGACAAGGTGGAGCGGGTCTTCCCCTTCATCGCCACCTGCGGGCATGAGATGGACGAGGTGCGCTTGCCGAAAGACGAGTTCATGGCTGAGTTCTGGTGGGACACCATCAAGGCGGTGGCTCTCGGATGTGCGACTGCTTACATGAACGACTATCTGCGCACCCGGTTTCTGCTCACGAAGAGCTCCAGCATGCTGCCGGGCTCGGCGGATGTGGACGTCTGGCCCATCGAGCAGCAGGAGCAACTCTTCGCGCTCTTCGGCGACGTGAAGAGCCTGATCGGGGTTGAGCTAACGCCATCTTTCCTCATGTTGCCGAACAAGAGCATTTCGGGCATCCATTTCGCCACCGAGACCGACTTCCGCACCTGCCAGGTCTGCCGGCGCGAGAATTGCCCGTCCCGGCACGCCGAGTTCGACGAGGAGCTCTGGCGTTCGGTGCACCAGCAGGCCCCACCAGGCGAGTAG
- a CDS encoding discoidin domain-containing protein, giving the protein MNPPTALHVIALVCISGVTASGAPGLLVCHFDTPDLRAAVNDFGAIEPTVSGFAYWPEPGCPADPTPGALEAGIAAPGGSFTLPIGRETSLSQGTLEMWVKLDWDFGERAIRNFVTIPLAGGHWNSIGACHHGLIGPKSEVFESNIMDGLDHPLAVEAGPDGLNWRKGEWHHLAICWTEHSQRLFGDGKLLSAADYRDPLQITPPTGKLYIGCGSTGMGEALRGLVDELRLCTLPLYAGMESIPVPDRRLPDNLPPGLALTADGATAYADSTAADVCTETDVPALHNGAYGDETRIGLFPETGDVTITLAESCEVAGLVWSRDGRAFAGPDGQGWARADSLPRDFVVEASRDGETWTELARRERFKIDPRELAKMTAARFTVSFEPVSAQQVRMRIIGDTTAKIGQWPLLDEVQVLAADGTPARIAQVTTERTRFQRSFPPGKAIDGRVGEQSLWKSATPGQGELTVVLAEPKMIGSVSWSRSREGLGREGTPADVIIEVSSDGLGWEQAASRYGISEPTTCSVSFAPRQVKSVRLRILRTTDGAPPAIDEVTFPAGGDAQ; this is encoded by the coding sequence GTGAACCCACCTACGGCTTTGCACGTGATTGCCCTGGTCTGCATCAGCGGCGTCACCGCGTCCGGCGCACCCGGACTCTTGGTCTGCCACTTCGATACCCCCGACTTGCGCGCCGCCGTCAACGATTTCGGCGCAATTGAGCCGACGGTCTCCGGCTTCGCGTACTGGCCGGAGCCGGGATGCCCCGCTGACCCGACCCCGGGCGCCCTTGAAGCGGGCATTGCTGCACCCGGGGGCAGCTTCACGTTGCCCATCGGCCGGGAGACATCGTTGAGCCAGGGCACGCTGGAGATGTGGGTGAAACTGGACTGGGACTTCGGGGAGCGGGCAATCCGCAACTTCGTGACCATTCCCCTGGCCGGCGGGCACTGGAACTCGATCGGTGCCTGCCACCACGGCCTCATCGGTCCGAAATCCGAGGTCTTCGAGTCCAACATCATGGACGGACTGGACCACCCCCTCGCTGTGGAGGCCGGGCCCGACGGCCTAAATTGGCGCAAGGGCGAATGGCACCACCTGGCAATCTGCTGGACGGAACACAGCCAGCGTCTCTTCGGCGATGGCAAGCTCCTGAGCGCCGCGGACTACCGCGATCCGCTGCAGATCACACCCCCGACGGGGAAGCTGTACATCGGATGCGGAAGCACTGGCATGGGCGAGGCGCTCAGGGGTCTCGTGGACGAGCTGCGATTGTGCACTCTTCCGCTGTACGCCGGAATGGAGAGCATCCCCGTACCTGACCGCAGGCTCCCTGACAACCTTCCGCCGGGCCTCGCCCTCACAGCGGACGGTGCCACGGCATACGCGGACAGCACTGCGGCTGACGTTTGCACTGAGACCGACGTGCCGGCCCTCCACAACGGGGCTTACGGGGACGAGACCCGAATTGGCCTCTTCCCTGAAACTGGTGACGTGACCATCACCCTCGCCGAGTCCTGCGAGGTGGCCGGCCTGGTCTGGAGCCGGGACGGCAGAGCTTTCGCAGGTCCGGACGGACAGGGCTGGGCCAGGGCGGACAGCCTGCCCCGCGACTTCGTAGTGGAGGCGTCCCGCGATGGCGAGACGTGGACCGAGCTGGCCCGGCGCGAGCGCTTCAAGATCGATCCCCGTGAGTTGGCGAAGATGACTGCTGCGCGCTTCACAGTGAGCTTCGAGCCGGTGTCAGCGCAACAGGTCCGGATGCGGATCATCGGCGACACCACTGCGAAGATCGGGCAGTGGCCGCTGCTGGACGAAGTGCAGGTGCTCGCGGCGGATGGAACGCCGGCAAGGATCGCGCAGGTCACCACGGAGCGGACCCGCTTTCAGCGCTCCTTCCCCCCGGGTAAGGCCATCGACGGGCGCGTGGGTGAGCAGAGCCTCTGGAAATCCGCAACCCCCGGGCAGGGCGAGTTGACGGTCGTGCTGGCGGAGCCAAAGATGATTGGGAGCGTCTCCTGGAGCCGCAGCCGCGAGGGCCTTGGGCGCGAGGGCACCCCTGCAGATGTAATCATCGAGGTGTCCAGCGACGGGCTGGGCTGGGAACAGGCCGCGAGCAGGTACGGTATCAGTGAGCCCACCACCTGTTCGGTCAGCTTCGCGCCTCGGCAGGTGAAGTCGGTCCGCCTGCGCATCCTGCGGACCACGGACGGTGCGCCGCCGGCAATCGATGAAGTGACTTTCCCCGCAGGGGGTGATGCGCAGTGA
- the katG gene encoding catalase/peroxidase HPI: MEESKCPVTGRSARPVAGGGTSNRDWWPNQLNLGILHQHSPLSNPMGEEFNYAEEFKTLDLAAVKQDLYALMTDSQDWWPADYGHYGGLFIRMAWHSAGTYRIGDGRGGAGSGSQRLAPLNSWPDNVNLDKARRLLWPIKQKYGRKISWADLMILAGNCALESMGLKTFGFGGGREDIWEPEQDIYWGTESEWLGDKRYSGDRELENPLAAVQMGLIYVNPEGPNGVPDALASARDVRETFARMAMNDEETVALIAGGHTFGKCHGAASPTHLGPEPEGAPIEQQGLGWKNSFGTGKGADTISSGLEGSWTPRPTQWDMGYFDMLFNYDWNLVKSPAGAWQWVPVNPDEEHLAPAAHDPSKKVTTIMTTADLALRMDPVYNKIAKRFRDNPEEFADAFARAWFKLTHRDMGPRSRYLGPEVPEEELIWQDPIPKVDHELIDDTDIAALKAKILASGLSVSQLVSTAWASASTFRGSDKRGGANGARIRLAPQKDWEVNQPVQLQTVLETLEGIQNEFNSGRSDGKKVSLADLIVLGGCAGVEQAARNAGYEVTVPFSPGRMDASQEQTDVASFAVLEPVADGFRNYLKAKYSVASEHLLVDRAQLLTLTAPEMTVLIGGLRVLGANYGGAKHGVFTDRPETLTNDFFVNLLDMSTEWKPTSEDAELFEGRDRATGEPRWTGTRVDLIFGSNSQLRAIAEVYACADSQEKFLHDFVAAWNKVMNLDRFDLA, from the coding sequence ATGGAGGAGAGCAAGTGCCCGGTGACCGGGCGATCAGCGAGACCAGTGGCTGGAGGAGGCACGTCAAACCGGGATTGGTGGCCAAACCAGCTCAACCTTGGCATTCTGCACCAGCACTCGCCCCTGTCCAACCCCATGGGCGAGGAGTTCAACTATGCTGAGGAGTTCAAGACACTCGACCTCGCCGCGGTAAAGCAGGACCTGTATGCGCTGATGACCGACTCCCAGGACTGGTGGCCGGCGGACTACGGCCACTATGGTGGGCTCTTCATTCGCATGGCCTGGCACAGTGCCGGCACCTACCGCATAGGCGACGGACGCGGGGGGGCGGGATCAGGCAGTCAGCGACTGGCGCCGCTCAACAGTTGGCCGGACAACGTGAACCTCGACAAAGCGCGCAGGCTGCTGTGGCCGATCAAGCAGAAGTACGGGCGCAAGATATCATGGGCCGATCTCATGATCCTCGCCGGCAACTGCGCCCTCGAGTCCATGGGCTTGAAGACTTTCGGCTTTGGTGGCGGCCGTGAGGACATCTGGGAGCCGGAACAGGACATCTACTGGGGCACCGAGAGCGAGTGGCTCGGCGACAAGCGGTACTCAGGTGACCGCGAACTGGAGAACCCCCTGGCGGCCGTGCAGATGGGGCTAATCTACGTGAACCCGGAGGGGCCCAATGGTGTGCCGGATGCCCTCGCTTCGGCCCGAGACGTGCGGGAAACTTTCGCGCGCATGGCGATGAATGATGAGGAGACCGTTGCCCTGATCGCCGGCGGCCACACTTTCGGGAAATGCCACGGCGCAGCTTCCCCGACCCACCTTGGCCCCGAGCCCGAAGGCGCACCCATCGAGCAGCAAGGCCTCGGCTGGAAAAACAGCTTCGGAACCGGGAAAGGCGCCGACACTATCAGCAGCGGCCTCGAGGGCTCCTGGACGCCCCGACCGACCCAGTGGGATATGGGCTACTTTGACATGCTGTTCAACTACGACTGGAACCTGGTGAAGAGCCCCGCCGGCGCGTGGCAGTGGGTCCCGGTCAATCCGGATGAGGAGCATCTTGCGCCGGCCGCGCACGATCCGTCGAAGAAAGTCACCACCATCATGACCACGGCGGACCTGGCACTGCGGATGGACCCGGTGTACAACAAGATCGCCAAGCGGTTCCGCGACAATCCCGAGGAGTTCGCGGATGCATTCGCCAGGGCCTGGTTCAAGCTGACCCACCGCGACATGGGCCCTCGCTCGCGCTATCTCGGACCGGAAGTGCCCGAGGAAGAGCTCATCTGGCAGGACCCCATCCCGAAAGTCGACCATGAGTTGATCGACGATACGGACATCGCGGCGCTCAAGGCGAAGATCCTCGCTTCCGGGCTCTCAGTTTCCCAGCTGGTCTCCACCGCCTGGGCTTCGGCATCCACCTTCCGCGGTTCGGACAAGCGCGGTGGCGCAAACGGCGCGCGCATTCGTCTCGCGCCCCAGAAGGACTGGGAAGTCAACCAGCCGGTCCAACTGCAGACGGTGCTCGAGACCCTCGAAGGGATCCAGAATGAGTTCAACAGCGGTCGGTCAGACGGCAAGAAGGTTTCACTCGCGGACCTCATCGTCCTTGGTGGATGCGCGGGTGTCGAACAGGCTGCGAGAAACGCCGGGTACGAGGTGACCGTTCCCTTCTCACCGGGCCGCATGGATGCGTCGCAGGAGCAGACTGACGTTGCATCTTTCGCGGTGCTCGAGCCTGTCGCCGACGGTTTCCGCAACTACCTCAAGGCGAAATACTCCGTGGCCTCGGAGCATCTGCTGGTTGACAGGGCACAGCTCTTGACGCTGACCGCTCCCGAAATGACCGTGCTCATCGGCGGTCTGCGCGTGCTGGGTGCCAATTACGGCGGGGCCAAGCACGGTGTCTTCACCGACCGCCCGGAGACTCTCACCAACGACTTCTTCGTGAACCTGCTTGACATGAGTACTGAATGGAAGCCGACTTCGGAGGACGCAGAGCTGTTCGAGGGGCGCGACCGCGCCACCGGCGAACCCAGGTGGACTGGCACTCGGGTTGATCTGATCTTTGGTTCCAACTCCCAATTGCGCGCTATCGCGGAAGTCTACGCGTGCGCGGACTCCCAGGAGAAGTTCCTCCACGACTTTGTGGCGGCCTGGAACAAGGTCATGAATCTCGACCGCTTCGATCTCGCCTGA
- a CDS encoding right-handed parallel beta-helix repeat-containing protein, whose amino-acid sequence MHRICLALVTLALFASLPASADLTPGASPDETFERLSQALTEAAKTGAVVTLQPGEYVIGRGLNLTNATLTGPGATIRAVNPESNQGYLFGVTLGSNAVLRDIALIGEGPRCVPVGIGGGARKVAVRNVTMTEGTILLDSNVPDIHDILIDGCDFYKGGYGLLLDANCSGDNVRVVNCHFKDNRADAIELNFPNSENGKVVRNIVISGCLFENTGGNPNSGTSGFGVGIAAGQNVQIVGNTFYKCAVQGVHIEDDSDSITIVGNNFEDCGIGCTTGNWTGGVHVLKGSKYMTVSGNNFRRCRYGISGLSGNELHHMTVVGNTFRDCERGAWFMEFPKGTFQANILQNCGIAIELWRSHRWIVTGNYVAADPADPAAQDAPKESIGLRSFGFRELIFTNNILDVDVPFDHDNRDWYDQHYIIRDNLILRGKSRENGQDAAKHPGAPS is encoded by the coding sequence ATGCACCGGATCTGTCTCGCCCTCGTGACACTCGCGCTTTTCGCAAGCCTGCCCGCCTCCGCCGATCTGACCCCCGGCGCCTCACCCGATGAGACCTTCGAGCGTCTCAGCCAGGCCCTGACCGAAGCCGCGAAGACCGGCGCGGTGGTCACGCTCCAGCCCGGCGAGTACGTGATTGGCAGGGGCCTGAACCTCACCAACGCCACGCTCACCGGTCCGGGCGCGACGATCCGCGCGGTGAACCCCGAGTCGAACCAGGGGTATCTCTTCGGCGTGACCCTCGGCAGCAATGCGGTCCTTCGCGACATTGCCCTGATTGGCGAAGGGCCACGCTGCGTTCCGGTGGGCATCGGCGGCGGCGCAAGGAAGGTCGCCGTGCGCAATGTCACGATGACCGAAGGCACCATCCTCCTGGACAGCAACGTCCCAGACATCCACGACATTCTCATCGACGGTTGCGACTTCTACAAAGGGGGCTACGGCCTGTTGCTGGACGCCAACTGCTCAGGCGACAATGTGCGCGTCGTGAACTGCCATTTCAAGGACAACCGCGCGGATGCGATCGAGCTGAACTTCCCCAACAGCGAGAATGGGAAGGTTGTGCGCAACATCGTTATCTCCGGCTGCCTGTTCGAGAATACCGGCGGCAACCCCAACTCCGGCACATCGGGTTTCGGAGTTGGGATCGCTGCCGGGCAGAACGTACAGATTGTGGGCAACACCTTCTACAAGTGTGCGGTTCAGGGGGTCCACATCGAGGACGACAGCGACAGCATCACCATCGTGGGCAACAACTTCGAGGACTGCGGGATAGGTTGTACCACAGGTAACTGGACCGGTGGAGTGCATGTGCTCAAGGGCAGCAAGTACATGACCGTGAGCGGCAACAACTTCCGCCGATGCCGGTACGGCATCAGTGGGCTGTCGGGGAATGAGCTCCACCACATGACAGTCGTCGGCAACACCTTCCGCGACTGTGAGCGCGGCGCCTGGTTCATGGAGTTTCCCAAAGGCACGTTCCAGGCCAATATCCTGCAGAACTGCGGCATCGCCATTGAGTTGTGGCGCTCGCACCGCTGGATTGTGACGGGGAACTATGTCGCCGCCGACCCGGCTGATCCCGCTGCACAGGACGCGCCGAAGGAGTCGATCGGCCTGCGAAGTTTCGGCTTCCGCGAGTTGATCTTCACGAACAACATACTGGACGTTGACGTGCCCTTCGACCACGACAACCGGGACTGGTATGACCAGCACTACATCATCAGGGACAACCTGATCCTCCGGGGCAAGAGCCGGGAGAACGGCCAGGATGCGGCAAAGCACCCGGGTGCGCCGAGCTGA